From the genome of Tachysurus fulvidraco isolate hzauxx_2018 chromosome 14, HZAU_PFXX_2.0, whole genome shotgun sequence:
acacacaccccatcatccccccacatcacacacaccccatcatcccccccacatcacacacaccccatcatcCCCCCCACATCACACACCCCCCATCATCCCACCCACATCACACACCCCCCATCATCCCACCCACATCACACACCCCCCATCAtcccacacaccacatacagagatatatatatatatataaataatatatacacacacagtggtgttaaaaagtgttggccccttcctgatttttttgcacatttgtgacactttaatgtttcagatcattaaacaaatgtaaatatgtcaAAGAtaagacacataaacacaacacgCAGTTTGTAAATGAAGGGAAaacaaagtccacacacacacacacacacacacacacacacacggccctGTGTGGAAAAGTGTTCACTAAGTGACTTCACCAAAAGAAAGATAATctgcaaaaatggcctgcagttaaaaaaaaaacatcaggaaactttttcacaccactgtatacacacaagaCCACCCTAATAATTCCCACATCCCACAGCTGAGTTACATGGTACTGTGACAGGGAAGGATATTGAGCTTCAGTGTTGTTGCCGCTTCAATAcgaaccttacacacacacacacacacacacacacacacacacacacacacacacacatacacaaaatttACATTGTGTCATGGGCAATAATcataaaatacacaatacagttttgagagagagagagacagagacatagagagagagacagagagagagagacagagagacagagacagatagaaagagagagagagacagacagagagagagagacagagagagagagacagagagagagagacagagacatgttCTCACCACTAGATCAGGGTCCTGCAGAAGGCCCAGGATGATTTCATACAGTATTGGACGCAACTCCGGCTTAAACTTCACAGAGATCCACTGACCAACCAACCAGATCACACGCCTTCTAATCACCTTataccttacacacacacacacacacacacacacacacacacacacacacacacacacacacacacgatgatgtAACATCCTACTCTCTGCCTTCATTTTGTGCACCAAACCCCAACCGACCCCCACCCCCTGActcgcacacatgcacacacacacgcacatgcatgcacacatatgcacacatatgcacacacacacacacacacgcacgcaaacacacacgcacgcaaacacacacgcacgcaaacacacacgcacgcaaacacacacgcacgcaaacacacacgcacgcaaacacacacgcacgcaaacacacacacagctacctAGACACATTTCAATACCTGATGTGGTTAAACTGAAGCTCCATCAGCAGCTGGTTCTTAAACCACTGATCAAAGTCCACACTGTCAAACAGCTCGTACGCCGCCAAGCCTACTGCATTATACactgcagagagacagacaggggagtgtcagacagacagacaggggagtgtcagacagacagacaggggagtgtcagacagacagactggggagtgtcagacagacagacagacaggggagtgtcagacagacagacaggggagtgtcagacagacagacagacaggggagtgtcagacagacagacagacagacagacaggggagtgtcagacagacagacagacagacagacaggggagtgtcagacagacagacagacagacaggggagtgtcagacagacagacagacagacagacagacaggggagtgtcagacagacagacagacagacagacagacaggggagtgtcagacagacagacagacagacaggcaggggagtgtcagacagacagacagacagacaggcaggggagtgtcagacagacagacaggcaggggagtgtcagacagacagacaggcaggggagtgtcagacagacagacaggcaggggagtgtcagacagacagacaggcaggggagtgtcagacagacagacaggcaggggagtgtcagacagacagacaggcaggggagtgtcagacagacagacaggcaggggagtgtcagacagacagacaggcaggggagtgtcagacagacagacaggcaggggagtgtcagacagacagacaggcaggggagtgtcagacagacagacagacaggggagtgtcagacagacaggagagtgtcagacagacaggggagtgtcagacagacaggggagtgtcagacagacaggggagtgtcagacagacaggggagtgtcagacagacaggggaGTGTCTTGTGTATTTCgtccaccgcggaggaaagcCGATTTTCAgaaaaacgcggttgtagctgcctctctacattactaagataaaaaagaggtgttatttgtgtagtaacagcgtttagttcaggagctattgactcgggaaactcgaatctgtgaatatgtggccaactttacttaagtgcaggactctagacttcactatgGTTCTGACTGGCTGATTATATAATAACacctccctcatcatttctactttctgctcctactttctgcttttcacaaacaaatctgatgtccatcagatgtgacCTACAGGAGCCGGTAACACTCGAGTCAGAATACGATCGAGTCAGAATATGATCGAGTCAGAATACGAtcgatatttaaaaaatgacattagtttcgtcatgttatagcatgactgcGTGCTATAAAAGGGACACAGACGCTCGCGGATATTGACGTCTGCGTGCTCGTGTCGgtttgtcttttccgttaaagTACGACGGCGATGCGTTTACAGAcatgacttacgtttcctatataaatactggcaaataaagtaaaacttgatctgtgtgtaaaagttaaacttgaggcacaacaccggacacttgggcacgtgccccagtaaaggagtctaacgacgcCTGTGGTTCGGCAGGATTAATAAcatggatgaaattcacaattctggccgtttacctttgaaacgttaagtcatcacttgtaaaaaacagtcactgtaagaagaactgaagacggacagagacagatggaaaCCCCATCCGTTTTGACGGCTCTCCGATTGTAGCGTTGAACAGTTTTAACCTGGCGCTCTGATTGGTCGAGTTATTATTGtcccaggttgctgcccaatgcggttacacACATAGGCACATTGCCTGGTGCACTAATGCAGACAGTTGGACTCAAAGCCATCAATGTTTTACAATGCGAATTTTGAAGTGTAGCAGCGTACTGTGATGTCTAACTGtgtatctgctacacaaaatgtgtACAGGTTGGCAGGTctagagagggagagggagagagagagggagagagggagagagagagggagagagagagagacagagagagagagagggaggacaAAAAGGATGACAAGGAAACTCTACCTGAATCCTTCATCAGCATCTGTGCTGGATCATCAACATTACTGAGAcctgagaagagagagagagagagagagagagagagagagatcattaaacacataaaaaagtgtgtgtgtgtgtgtgtgtgtgtgtgtgtgtgtgtgtgtgtctgtgtgtgtgtgtgtgtgtgtgtctgtctgtgtgtgtctgtgtgtgtgtgtctctgtgtgtgtgtctgtgtgtgtgtctgtgtgtctgtgtgtctctgtgtgtgtgtgtgtgtgtgtctctgtgtgtgtgtgtctgtgtgtgtgtctgtgtgtgtgtgtgtgtgtgtgtgtgtgtgtgtgtgtgtgtgtctcaccctgTAGTGACTGTACCATGTCCAGCAGCACTGGAGTCAGAGTCTGACTGTAGTTGTGAAAAAGGTCCAAGAATAAAACTTCTGTACATggctgttcacacacacacacacacacacgcacgcacgcacagacacacacagacacacacacgcacgcacagacacacacacacacgcacgcacagacacacacacacacacacacagagggaagaCATACCAGATGGGTTTACCCCTTTTGTGTCTGATGCAATTTCAATATAATGTACCACCATTTACATCAGTTTATACCAACAAAACATCATCTACCCTATCTATTGTCTCACATTTACCCAACAACACAATGGGgttaataaagtgtgtgtatgtgtgtgtgtgtgtgtgtgtgtgtgtgtactcacacgCAAACTGTATTTCCATGAATCACCTCCAGTCTCTTCAACGGCTGATGAAAGGAACAAAGgaaaaagtgagtgtgtgtgagtgtgtgtgtgtgtgagagagagagagagagagagagagtgtgtgtgagtgtgtgtgtgtgtgtgagagagagagagagagagagagagtgtgtgtgagtgtgtgtgtgtgtgagagagagagagagggagagagagagagagagagtgtgtgtgagagagagagagagagtgtgtgtgtgtgtgtgagtgtgcgtgagagtgtgtgtgtgagtgtgtgtgtgtgtgtgtgtgtgtgttgagcctTGTCTCAGGTCTGATCATCATTAAGGCGTGATCAGACCAGAGACACTCATTAGGACGTGATCAGACCAGAGACACTCATTAGGACGTGATTGGACCAGAGACACAGGACATGCTGATGATACATGTAGTAATGTGGACATACCAAAGCTCTCAGGATCTTCCTCCCACATGCTGAGCTCTTCCTGTGTTAACAGGAAGTATTTGGAAACGAGTCTTTTACAGATCTCAGTCAGAGTGGAGTGTGTGAAGAAAGACGACTTAATCCTGTGTGCCTCCAGACTCTCTGCTCTACTGtctgtgtgacacacacacacacacacacacacacacacacacacacacaaagccttgTTTTAAATAAAGCCCAGAATGTCACAGAAATCTGTAAGATAAAGTCCTAACTGTACCCTCCATGTTCTTGGCCGGTCTGTAGGCATCGTTCTTGATGATCATCTTGATGAGGTTCATGCACTGGACGATGAAGCGCTCGAAGATGAGACCGACGCCCTGCTCAGTGAACACGTAGGAGACAGAGAACTCAAGTGAGCGCTGGATCAGGGGGATAAACGAGAGCGGGTGGGTCTCCAGGAAGTCCAGGAACTGACCATCAGAAGACAGAAATCAGACTGTGAGACCATCAGTCACTCAGCAGTGACCAACACACtgtcccataatgcactgctaaaagccccataatgcactgctaaaagccccataatgcactgctaaaagtcccataatgcactgctaAAAGCCCCATAATGCACTGCTAAAAGCCCCATAATGCACTGCTAAAAGCCCCGTAATGCACTGCTAAAAGTCCCGTAATGCACTGCTAAAAGCCCCATAATGCACTGCTAAAAGCCCCATAATGCACTGCTAAAAGTCCCGTAATGCACTGCTAAAAGCCCCGTAATGCACTGCTAAAAGCCCCATAATGCACTGCTAAAAGCCCCGTAATGCACTGCTAAAAGTCCCGTAATGCACTGCTAAAAGCCCCGTAATGCACTGCTAAAAGCCCCATAATGCACTGCTAAAAGCCCCGTAATGCACTGCTAAAAGTCCCGTAATGCACTGCTAAAAGCCCCGTAATGCACTGCTAAAAGCCCCATAATGCACTGCTAAAAGCCCCATAATGCACTGCTAAAAGCCCCATAATGCACTGCTAAAAGCCCCATAATGCACTGCTAAAAGCCTGGACATCCACTCAGTGCGACTCCCTCAGTGCGACTCCCTCAGTGCGACTCCCTCAGTGCGACTCCCTCAGTGCGACTCCCTCAGTGCGACCTTCTATAATAATGACCTTATTACCTCTGTAGTGTAATAATGACCTTATTACCTCTGTAGTGTAATAATGACCTTATTACCTCTGTAGTGTAATAATGACCTTATTACCTCTGTAGTGTAATAATGACCTTATTACCTCTGTAGTGTAATAATGACCTTATTACCTCTGTAGTGTAATAATGACCTTATTACCTCTGTAGTGTAATAATGACCTTATTACCTCTGTAGTGTAATAATGACCTTATTACCTCTGTAGTGTAATAATGACCTTATTACCTCTGTAGTGTAATAATGACCTTATTACCTCTGTAGTGTAATAATGACCTTATTACCTCTGTAGTGTAATAATGACCTTATTACCTCTGTAGTGTAATAATGACCTTATTACCTCTGTAGTGTAATAATGACCTTATTACCtctgtgattattttattacagttaattTAGTGTAATATGGGGTGAAGGGATGTAGCGTACGACTTTAGTGTAGAGGATGATGATCTTCTCCAGTTTCTCTCTGCAGGCATGAGCTTCGCCCACATGACCACCTgaaaccatcacacacacaaacatcactaaataaacacaaaacgtTTGCATGAGAAATATGTTGAACTTTTTATCGTAAATAACTTGATCGTTTTAAGCCGATATTTAATGTCTCAGAGCTGAAGTATtcgtttaaatgtaaattacttttattttaaactttaaacttatttcttttatatcatTAATAATCTGATTATAGTCACAGAATGTTTTGCTTTCAaccgtagcagcagaagagattttacaactcatccagtctcgTCCTACCACCTGCTCATTGGATCCAGTCCCTTTCATTATGCTCCAGATCATCTCataagaccttctgcccttcattactaTCTTCAACAGATCCATAACATCTGGTCCCTTCaggagagcaagggttattcccatcctgaagaaaccccaccagactctccactggtgtcccacagggctcagtactctataatgatttataatcccaccctctggtgtttataatgatttataatcccaccctctggtgtttataatgatttataatcccaccctctggtgtttataatgatttataatcccaccctctggtgtttataatgatttataatcccaccctctggtgtttataatgatttataatcccaccctctggtgtttataatgatttataatcccaccctctgGTGTCACCTCTGACTCACTTATTTGAGATAACTTTAAAGTTTATCATTTATGTTCTGATTTTCGTTATTTCCGTAAAGCTGCGTTTTTACAGCGGCCACGATTAGAaactatatacaaataaaatttaactgaattgaattttcttatttttatcaaAACGAACCTAAAGAtcattaaaacaatattttaaagagaaaattaaaaacaaaacgttTTACTCACAACACTCTAAAAACTGCCGTAACCTCTCGAACACTGCACCAAGAAAACCCTAAGACACCAAACACACAtagtagtgagtgtgtgtgtgtgtgtgtgtgtgtgtgtgtgtgtgtgtgtacctaatagcacatatacactcaccaCCAACTCCGTGTTCTGATGAGGTTCCACAAATCCATTAACCGTCAATTTACGCAGCACTgtgtagaaacacacacaaaactcactgCAAACAGACCAccaaataagtgtgtgtgtgtgtgtgtgtgtgtgtgtgtgtgtgtgtgtgtgtgtgtgagtgtgtgtgtgtgtgagtgtgtgtatacccTTCAGAGACAGCAACGTGTGTTCAAGTGCACTAAGTGCTGTGTGCGGTTCTCCACTCTGTATCTTCAGCAGGAACATGTCTGTGTGATGACTCCACAAAGAGCAGGCAAAGCTGTAGATGTTGGAAGccaactgaaacacacacacacgtgcacacacacacgtgcacacacacaacagacggAGGTGTCTGTGACGCTCAGTGATGCTATGTTTTGTGCTTAAAATTGATTTTACTTTAAACTTAAAGCCATCAAAAGAAATCCACAGCATAGAACAGTCTCTAGAACACTAACAAGAGTCTAGAATCTCTCAGTTTTACTGCAGAACCCTGTGCATGAtgcataaagtgtgtgtgtgtgtgtttatgtgtgtgtgtgtgtttatgtgtgtgtgtgtgtttatgcgtgtgtgtgtgtgagtgtatgtgtgtgtgtgtgcatgtgtgtggtgtgtgtgtgtgtgtgtggtgtgtgtgtgtgtgtatgtgtgtgtgtgtgtgtgtgtgtttatgtgtgtgtttatgcgtgcgtgtgtgtgtttatgtgtgtgtgtgtgtttatgtgtgtgtttgtgtgtgtgtgtttatgtgtgtgtttatgtgtgcgtgtgtgtgtgtatgtgtgtgtttatgtgtgtgtgtgtgtttatgtgtgtgtgtgtttatgcgtgtgtgtgtgtgtttatgtgtgtgtgtttatgtgtgtgtgtgtgtgtttatgtgtgtatgagtgtttgtgtgtgtgtttgtgtgtgtgtttatgcgtgtgtgtgtttatgcgtgtgtgtgtttatgcgtgtgtgtgtgtgtgtttatgcgtgtgtgtgtgtgtttctgcgtgtgtgtgtgtgtttatgcgtgtgtgtgtgtgtgtttatgcgtgtgtgtgtgtgtgtgtttatgtgtgtgtgtgtgtttatgtgtgtgtgtgtgtttatgtgtgtgtgtgtgtgtgtgtgtacactcacgTGTTGGAACAAAGCTCTGTCAGCACTGAGGCGTTTGGAGGCGAGTGTTTTGATgacatgtgtgagtgtgagcagcGCTCGGTGCTGATGGAGCTCGTCTGGGTGTTTAATGGCCTCCAGCAACACGGGGACCAGTTCAGGCCACTGACGGGGGCAGTCTAACCTCGCCACCTTGGCTATCAATACTGCAATCTGAGTGgctatctacacacacacacacacacacacacacacacacacacacacacacacacacacacacacttatagatTTACACCAGTCACACTACACAGCTGATTAAGCACAACAGATGTGAGCATGTGACCTGATGGACAGGCTCATTAAAGTTGCTGATGAGTCCTGCACGCAGACATGACTTCTCCTCCTCTGAGATAGCACTGAAGACagaaggggggagggggggggggtaggtGTAGACAAGTCAGAGAAAGGACAAGTGCAGAGATGACATTATATAGTGTAACACATGacaggtgagagtgagacaggtgagagtgagacaggtgagagtgagacaggtgagagtgagacaggtgagtgtgagacaggtgagtgtgagacaggtgagaatgagacaggtgagagtgagacaggtgagagtgagacagatgagagtgagacagatgagagtgagacaggtgagagtgagacagatgagagtgagacaggtgagagtgagacagatgagagtgagacaggtgagcgtgagacaggtgagcgtgagacaggtgagagtgagacaggtgagagtgagacaggtgagcgtgagaaaggtgagagtgagacaagtgagcgtgagacaggtgagcgtgagacaggtgagagtgagacaggtgagagtgagacaggtgagagtgagacaggtgtcTTACTTTGGCGCCCCCCTCCTCCAATAGCGGTCAATGCCGTTTTTGAAGTAGAGCACTGCGAGCCAGCGCACGTTCACATCCAGCACATGGTTATTAAAGATACACTGTAGGGGTgaagtcccacacacacacacacacacacacacacacacacacacacacacacacacacatacatacacacacacacacatacacacacacacacatacacacacacacacacacacacacacacatacacacacacacatgcacacacacatgcacacacacacacacacacacacacacacacacacacatacacacacacacacacacacacacacacatacacacacacacacacatacacacacacacacacacacatacacacacacacacacacacatacacacacacacacacacacacacacacacacacacacacacacacacacacacaagaagacATGAGACAGTTAAGAAGATGCCATAAAATGTTCTGAGAGATTCTAGAACATTTAGACTAGTAAAACTAGTAAAACCAGAATGTTTAAGTTTCTGATTTCTGAGCTGCTGGTCTGCTGAGTCCTGGTTACAGTGAGGAGAAAAAACACTTTACTGTAAATGTggaactgttgtgtgtgtgtgtgtgtgtgtgtgtgtgtgtgtgtgtgtgtgtgtgtgtgtgagagagagagtgtgtgtgtgagagagagagagagtgtgtgtgagagagagtgtgtgtgagagagagagtgtgtgtgagagagagtgtgtgagagagagagagtgtgtgtgagagacagtgtgtgtgtgagagagagtgtgtgtgagagacagtgtgtgtgtgagagagagtgtgtgtgtgagagagagagagagagagagagagagagagtgtgtgtgtgtgtgtgtgtgtgtgtgtgtgagagagagtgtgtgtgtgtgtgtgagtgtgtgtgtgtgtgtgtgtgtgtgtgtatgtgtgtgtatgtgtgtgtgagagagtgtgagagagtgtatgtgagagagagagtgtgtgtgtgaaagagagagagagtgtgtgtgagagagagagtgtgtgtgagagagagagtgtgtgtgagagagagagagtgtgtgagagagagagagagtgtgtgtgtgtgtgtgagagtgtgtgtgtgtgagagtgtgtgagagagtgtgtgtgtgtgtgtgagagagtgtgagtgtgtgtgtgtgtgagagtgtgtgtgtgtgtgtgtgagtgtgtgtgtgtgtgtgtgtgtgtgtgtgtgtgtgtgtgtgtgtgtgagagagagtgtgagagtgtgtgtgtgtgtgtgtgtgtgtgtgtgtgtgtgtgtgtgtgtgtgtgtgtgtgtgtatacacctgTAGTATGGAGTAGAACCCCGGTTGGTTCTCCCAGTTTCTCAGCTGTTCCTCTGCAGGCTTTAGCAGAGTTGAGTCCTGACTACTCGCCTGAGACAGAACTTGCAAAACCACAGACACCTGCAGatccatctacacacacacacacacacacacacacacacacacacacacacacacacacacacacacacacacacacacacactaagatgTTTTGAATGTAACTCTGCCCTCTAGTGATGAAGTGCAGAGAGGCTGTGCACCATTTCTGAGATTTCGGACTTAAACACTTCCCCTTGATGAAGTGCACTAGATTCATCATTaggaacaccccccccccccccccccccccccccccccagtaatgatgtaatgatCAGGTACTGAGCCTGGATATAGACAATTCACCAAAGAGTTTACTTAAGAACCTGGTTAAAGCTGCTCGGCTGTAAAATTGTTGTGTTCTTTGTGTCAGTCCTGCGTTTGATTTAACGACTGTGTAACAGGACTGTGTAAGTGACTCATGTGAACCTCGACTGTGTAAGTGACTCATGTGAACCTCGACTGTGTAAGTGACTCATGTGAACCTCGACTGTGTAAGTGACTCATGTGAACCTCGACTGTGTAAGTGACTCATGTGAACCTCGACTGTGTAAGTGACTCATGTGAACCTCGACTGTGTAAGTGACTCATGTGAACCTCGACTGTGTAAGTGACTCATGTGAACCTCGACTGTGTAAGTGACTCATGTGAACCTCGACTGTGTAAGTGACTCATGTGAACCTCGACTGTGTAAGTGACTCATGTGAACCTCGACTGTGTAAGTGACTCATGTGAACCTCGACTGTGTAAGTGACTCATGTGAACCTCGACTGTGTAAGTGACTCATGTGAACCTCGACTGTGTAAGTGACTCATGTGAAACTCGACTGTGTAAGTGACTCATGTGAACCTCGACTGTGTAAGTGACTCATGTGAAACTCGACTGTGTAAGTGACTCATGTGAAACTCGACTGTGTAAGTGACTCATGTGAACATCGACTGTGTAAGTGACTCATGTGAACCTCGACTGTGTAAGTGACTCATGTGAAACTCGACTGTGTAAGTGACTCATGTGAACCTCGACTGTGTAAGTGACTCATGTGAACCTCGACTGTGTAAGTGACTCATGTGAACCTCGACTGTGTAAGTGACTCATGTGAACCTCGACTGTGTAAGTGACTCATGTGAACCTCGACTGTGTAAGTGACTCATGTGAACCTCGACTGTGTAAGTGACTCATGTGAACCTCGACTGTGTAAGTGACTCATGTGAACCTCGACTGTGTAAGTGACTCATGTGAACCTCGACTGTGTAAGTGACTCATGTGAACAttctcaaaacaactcaaatgtGAACATTCTGCTGCGTCTCAGTGCTGCGTCTCAGTGCTGCGTCTCAGTCTCAGCGCTGCGTCTCAGTCTCAGCGCTGCGTCTCAGTCTCAGCGCTGCGTCTCAGTGCTGCGTCTCAGCGCTGCGTCTCAGTCTCAGCGCTGCGTCTCAGTCTCAGCGCTGCGTCTCAGTCTCAGCGCTGCGTCT
Proteins encoded in this window:
- the ipo11 gene encoding importin-11, producing the protein MDLQVSVVLQVLSQASSQDSTLLKPAEEQLRNWENQPGFYSILQCIFNNHVLDVNVRWLAVLYFKNGIDRYWRRGAPNAISEEEKSCLRAGLISNFNEPVHQIATQIAVLIAKVARLDCPRQWPELVPVLLEAIKHPDELHQHRALLTLTHVIKTLASKRLSADRALFQHLASNIYSFACSLWSHHTDMFLLKIQSGEPHTALSALEHTLLSLKVLRKLTVNGFVEPHQNTELVGFLGAVFERLRQFLECCGHVGEAHACREKLEKIIILYTKVFLDFLETHPLSFIPLIQRSLEFSVSYVFTEQGVGLIFERFIVQCMNLIKMIIKNDAYRPAKNMEDSRAESLEAHRIKSSFFTHSTLTEICKRLVSKYFLLTQEELSMWEEDPESFAVEETGGDSWKYSLRPCTEVLFLDLFHNYSQTLTPVLLDMVQSLQGLSNVDDPAQMLMKDSVYNAVGLAAYELFDSVDFDQWFKNQLLMELQFNHIRYKVIRRRVIWLVGQWISVKFKPELRPILYEIILGLLQDPDLVVRIEAATTLKLTVDDFEFRTEQFLPYVESIFSLLFQLLQQVTECDSKMQILHVISCVIERVGMQIRPHVGCLVQYLPLLWKQSEEHNMLRCAILTTLIHLVKGLGAESRNLYAFLLPVIQLSTDVSQPPHVYLLEDGLELWLVTLENSPTLSSELHRIFKNMSALLEMSTENVRTCFQIINSYIYLSADDFLQSYGEALCRSFCEFLKDITAEGQVQVLKVVEIALKASPVLASHIFHPLLPAVFSGVIEGERYPVVMSTYLGIIGRILLQNSSFFSSLLTQMAMEFNQEPEQLLGNLMEMWVDRMDNITQPERRKLSSLALLSLLPSDNTVVQEKFCGIINICVESLHDVMTEDSETGTFKDCMLMSGVEEPKFSDDEEPPTEQDKRRKVLALEDPVHTVSLQQCVYEKLKLQQGLMGDQGFQSLMETVDTEIIHQLQAFLQGL